Proteins from a genomic interval of Trifolium pratense cultivar HEN17-A07 linkage group LG6, ARS_RC_1.1, whole genome shotgun sequence:
- the LOC123891105 gene encoding probable WRKY transcription factor 65 gives MDNNASPQLESEASNSELKQESQPFKKRKMVEKTVVTVKIGENVSKLKNEGLPSDFWSWRKYGQKPIKGSPYPRGYYRCSTSKGCSAKKQVERSSTDASMLIITYTSKHNHPDPTVDSTTNSAQQPKESETETIKDIPVTSNEEDQEHIVEEMINNKSIVTSTDQVTNEENFHYLQSPIHCSEEIIVDQEDPFKSNIEKSHIDKIDILLEEEPLCYAQLKNLTESKSEELDFFDELEELPMSSSILHFTRSIFSNERIPVAPS, from the exons ATGGACAATAATGCATCCCCCCAACTTGAGTCAGAAGCATCTAATTCTGAGCTCAAACAAGAATCTCAACCATTCAAGAAGCG TAAAATGGTTGAGAAAACAGTTGTAACTGTGAAAATAGGAGAGAATGTTAGCAAGCTGAAGAATGAAGGACTTCCTTCAGATTTTTGGTCATGGAGGAAATATGGACAAAAGCCAATCAAAGGGTCTCCATATCCAAG GGGATATTATAGGTGCAGCACATCAAAGGGATGTTCAGCCAAAAAGCAAGTAGAGAGAAGTAGCACAGATGCTTCAATGCTTATCATCACCTATACTTCAAAACATAACCATCCAGATCCTACTGTCGACTCCACCACAAACTCAGCTCAACAACCAAAAGAATCCGAAACCGAAACAATCAAAGATATCCCAGTTACCTCCAATGAAGAAGACCAAGAACATATCGTCGAGGAAATGATTAATAATAAGAGCATTGTAACTAGTACTGATCAAGTTACGAACGAAGAAAATTTTCATTACTTGCAATCTCCAATACACTGCTCTGAGGAGATTATTGTAGACCAAGAAGATCCTTTCAAATCGAACATAGAAAAAAGCCATATTGACAAAATAGATATTCTCTTAGAGGAAGAGCCACTTTGCTATGCACAGTTAAAGAATTTGACAGAATCTAAATCAGAAGAACTTGATTTTTTCGATGAGCTTGAGGAGTTACCTATGTCTTCATCTATTTTACATTTTACTAGGAGCATTTTTTCTAATGAAAGGATTCCTGTTGCTCCTTCTTGA
- the LOC123891103 gene encoding protein FAR-RED IMPAIRED RESPONSE 1-like, with protein sequence MDSSNNMVDCGGSLHEFIEIVDKFKDDGVACWEPAMDMCFSSMDDAKSFYGEYALRKGFRWKIRTSRKGQDGEINYVILACTREGSTVSKVPCTLKTLPTRVDHCPAKICIKMEIDGLWYIKKFVPDHSHETIPTKARLFKANKKMKRTIEINDDAGGHENISFCERDVKNYVNQERRALGKEGDSKAMMSYFCEMRERNSNFFYDLDLDDDFHVKNVFWADARSRAAYEYFGDVVTFDTTYLTNKYDMPFVLFVGVNHHGQSTLLGCGLLSGEDTESFIWLFKSWLRCMLGKAPIGIITDQCKAMQNAIELVFPTTCHRWCLRNIMKKIPKKLNGCNEYKKIKDAMEEAVYDTYTTTAFEEKWCSFIDKFELQQNNWLSELYNERHRWAPTLLRKYFWAGMSTMQRSESGHAAFFDGYIKSTTSLSQFLKQYDNALISRAEKEFEADFNSMDTTIPCGSTSSIEKQFQGEYTHSKFKELQVEFRSKMNCVASLNIVEGCLATYHVLEDVVVGDQTKEIVFKVVFNKENHDFSCECSLFEFRGILCRHVLSVCAHERIINVPKKYVLTRWKKNIKRKHSYVKNSYSVAQLNPQMERFDTLNKHFYYVAEAAAESEVVTKTLHETLHQFSSNLPHLMEV encoded by the coding sequence ATGGATAGTTCAAATAATATGGTGGATTGTGGTGGTAGTCTTCATGAATTTATAGAAATTGTTGACAAGTTTAAAGATGATGGTGTCGCATGTTGGGAGCCTGCAATGGATATGTGTTTTTCTTCTATGGATGACGCTAAATCTTTTTATGGAGAGTATGCTTTGAGAAAGGGCTTTAGGTGGAAGATTAGAACATCAAGAAAAGGACAGGATGGAGAAATAAACTACGTTATTCTAGCATGCACAAGAGAGGGGTCTACAGTCTCAAAGGTTCCATGTACATTGAAGACACTTCCGACAAGGGTGGACCATTGTCCCGCTAAGATTTGTATTAAGATGGAAATAGATGGATTGTGGTACATCAAAAAATTTGTTCCTGACCATTCTCACGAGACCATCCCTACAAAGGCAAGGTTGTTCAAGGCTAACAAGAAAATGAAGAGGACTATTGAAATAAATGATGATGCAGGTGGGCATGAAAATATATCGTTTTGTGAAAGAGACGTGAAGAATTATGTTAACCAGGAACGGCGTGCACTTGGAAAAGAAGGTGATAGCAAGGCTATGATGAGCTATTTTTGTGAAATGAGggaaagaaattcaaatttcttCTACGACCTAGATTTAGATGACGATTTTCATGTAAAAAATGTGTTTTGGGCTGATGCAAGAAGTAGAGCTGCTTATGAGTATTTCGGAGATGTTGTAACTTTCGACACCACATACTTGACCAATAAATATGACATGCCGTTTGTTCTGTTTGTTGGTGTGAATCACCATGGTCAATCAACATTACTTGGATGCGGGTTGCTTTCGGGAGAAGACACTGAATCATTCATATGGTTGTTCAAGTCATGGCTTCGTTGTATGCTAGGAAAGGCCCCCATTGGGATTATAACCGACCAATGTAAGGCTATGCAAAATGCCATTGAGTTAGTGTTTCCTACAACATGCCACAGGTGGTGTTTAAGgaatataatgaaaaaaattccTAAAAAGCTCAATGGATGCAATGAGTATAAAAAGATTAAGGATGCTATGGAAGAAGCAGTTTATGATACATACACAACAACTGCATTTGAAGAGAAATGGTGTTCCTTCATTGACAAATTTGAACTTCAGCAAAATAATTGGTTGAGTGAGTTGTATAATGAGCGTCATAGATGGGCACCAACCTTGTTACGGAAATATTTTTGGGCAGGTATGTCAACTATGCAACGAAGTGAGAGCGGACATGCTGCTTTCTTTGATGGATATATCAAGTCAACAACAAGTTTAAGTCAGTTTTTGAAGCAATATGATAATGCCCTTATAAGTCGAGCAGAAAAAGAATTTGAAGCGGATTTTAATTCCATGGACACTACAATTCCGTGTGGGTCAACCTCATCCATTGAAAAGCAATTTCAAGGTGAGTACACTCATTCCAAATTCAAGGAACTTCAAGTTGAATTTAGATCCAAAATGAATTGTGTTGCCTCGTTGAATATTGTGGAGGGTTGTCTTGCTACTTATCATGTGTTGGAGGATGTGGTGGTTGGAGACCAAACTAAAGAAATTGTCTTCAAAGTTGTGTTTAACAAGGAAAATCATGATTTCAGTTGTGAATGTTCGTTGTTTGAGTTTAGAGGTATATTGTGTCGCCATGTGTTATCTGTGTGTGCTCATGAAAGGATTATAAATGTGCCAAAGAAGTATGTTTTAACAAGatggaagaaaaatattaaaaggaaGCATTCATATGTTAAGAACAGTTATAGTGTGGCACAATTGAACCCACAAATGGAAAGATTTGACACATTGAACAAGCATTTCTATTATGTTGCTGAAGCTGCCGCTGAGTCCGAAGTTGTAACTAAGACACTCCATGAAACATTACATCAGTTCAGTTCTAATTTGCCACATTTGATGGAGGTGTAA
- the LOC123891106 gene encoding uncharacterized protein LOC123891106: protein MSLEQKTKNLFHIFASSITPREIFYFFTHTLLGLFLPLSFLLLAKLSQIQYYLQRINFLHQQYYFSSPQKFSYVITLALQINPFILYFIVFIISIASLIHALTDKIINLSNSSTSSCSSTSNIVQSRIYIAWIVLCVFQVCVGLGIEGSILVGLYDSESSNFGVERSFLSRVVFLLGLHETTRVWCLMVVKPVVDDTVFGGVNRKERWVEKLGVTMCLGGLWWWKLRDDVENLVVMSEAKKDQLMDIGINDFVGWLLYYLIVTIGMVKVVKGLMWFMAMICPCRREIGNSMVESSENDDKV, encoded by the coding sequence atgagtTTAGAGCAAAAAACCAAAAACCTCTTCCATATTTTTGCATCTTCAATAACACCTAGAGAAATTTTCTACTTCTTCACACATACACTTCTAGGCCTCTTTTTACCTCTTTCATTTCTTCTCCTAGCTAAACTCTCACAAATTCAATACTATCTTCAACGTATTAATTTTTTGCatcaacaatattatttttcatcACCACAAAAATTTTCCTATGTTATAACACTAGCCCTTCAAATCAATCCTtttattctctattttattgtgtttattATAAGCATAGCTTCATTAATTCACGCCTTAACCGACAAGATTATAAATTTGAGTAACTCATCGACATCATCATGTTCGAGCACAAGCAACATTGTTCAATCTCGTATCTACATTGCATGGATTGTTCTTTGTGTTTTTCAAGTTTGTGTTGGTTTAGGAATTGAAGGAAGCATTTTGGTTGGTTTATATGATTCCGAATCATCGAATTTTGGTGTTGAAAGGAGTTTCTTGAGTagagttgtttttttattgggaTTGCATGAAACAACAAGAGTTTGGTGTTTAATGGTGGTGAAGCCTGTGGTGGATGATACTGTTTTTGGGGGTGTTAATAGAAAAGAAAGATGGGTTGAGAAATTGGGTGTGACTATGTGCTTAGGAGGTTTATGGTGGTGGAAATTGAGAGATGATGTTGAGAATTTGGTTGTTATGAGTGAGGCAAAGAAAGATCAATTGATGGATATTGGAATTAATGATTTTGTTGGGTGGTTgctatattatttgattgtaacaATTGGAATGGTAAAGGTTGTAAAGGGTCTTATGTGGTTCATGGCAATGATTTGTCCTTGTAGAAGGGAAATTGGGAATTCCATGGTGGAATCTAGTGAGAATGATGACAAAGTATGA